Genomic window (Propionibacteriaceae bacterium ZF39):
CCGGACCCACCGAACTCGGCGGCGGTGTCGGGATCGGGCGCGCTCAGGATCCGACCCGGCTTGGCCAGGGGCGCGATATCCCGCAGGGGCTGGCGTCCGACGAGATCGACGATGAGGTCGACACCGTCCGGTGCGAGCGCGCGTACGCCCTCGGCCGCTCCTGAACCGGACGCCACGAACGTCGCTCCCGTCGACTCGACCAGGTCGCGCTTGGCCTCCGAGGCGATCCCGATGACGTTGAACTTGTGCACCCGGCCGATCTGGGCGGCCAGATAGCCGACGCCGCCGCCCGCGCCGAGGACGACCATCGTCTCGCCGGCCTTGAGCTCGATGGCATGCGTCAGGTCGTACGCCGTCGTGCCGGCCACCGGGATCGTCGCCGCCGCGGCAAACGAGAGATCCTCGGGTTTGACCACCGCGTCCTTGGCCCGCAGCACCGCGTGATCGGCGAACCCGCCCTGGCCCGGCGCGACCAGACCCAGGACCGCGTCGCCCGGGGCGTACGCCTCAACCTCGGAACCCACCGCTACGACCACGCCCGCGACCTCCCGGCCCATCGGCACGGGGAACGAGGTCTTGATGCCGAGCCGCCCCTCGCGGATCTTCCAGTCGACCGGATTGACCCCGGCGGCTCGCACCTCGATGACAAGCTCTCCCGGGCCCGGCTCGGGGACCGGGCGCTCGATGAGCTGCTGGGTTTCGGGACCGCCGTGGGCGGTGAAGACATAGATCCTGGACATGGGGTCCTCCTCTGGGGTGAAGCCTTGCGGTGTTTGCGTCGACGTGGCAAGGCCGCGCGGGCCCGGCTTTCGGGTCCGCGCGGCCGATCTGATGTCAGACGGTCTGCCTGACCCGATCGTCGACCGCGGCTGAAGGGGTCCCGGTCCGGACGGGCGTGCTCTCGAACCGATCGCGACGACGCCGGAGCAGTCGCATCGCGTTGACGATCACGACGAGCACGGAGAGCTCGTGGACGAGCATGCCGATCGCCATGGTCACGCCGCCGAAGATGACACCGAACATCAGGGTGCCGACGGTGATCAGCGCGATCGCGATGTTCTGGCGCATGTTCGCGACGGTGCGCTTGGCGAGCGACACTGCCTGGGGCAGCTTGAGCAGGTCGTCCTTCATCAGGGCAATGTCGGCGGTCTCGATGGCAACGCCGGTGCCGGCCGCACCCATCGCCACTCCGATGTCAGCCGTGGCCAGTGCAGGAGCGTCGTTGACGCCGTCGCCGACCATGGCCACCGTGTAGCCCTGACGCTTCAGGTCCTCGACCGCTTCCAGCTTCTGCTCGGGCAGGAGCCCGGCTCGGACCTCGTCGATGCCGACCTGGGCGCCGACCGCCTTGGCGACCGGCTCGATGTCGCCGGTCAGCATGACGACCTTCTTCACGCCGCTGGCGTGGAGTCGGCGTACCATCTCGGCCGCATCCGTGCGGATCTTGTCGGCGACCGCGACCACTCCGATGGCGCGGCCGTCGCGGGCAACGACCATGGGGGTACGCCCCAGCGCCGCGAGTTCGGCGACCACCTCGGCGACCCGGCTGTTGTCGGTCTCGGCCACCTGCTCCTGCTCAAGGAGGGCCACGTTGCCGACGGCAATGCGGCGACCGTCGAGCGTGGCGACGATGCCCTTGCCCGGCACCGGCTCGGTGTGCTCCGGCAGGCCCGGGACCGCCAGGCCCTTCTCGGCAGCGGCCTCGAGGATCGGGCGAGCGAGCGGATGCTCCGAGCCAGCCTCGGCCCGGGCTGCCAGACGCAGCACCTCGTCTGAGTCGAGCCCCTGATCGATCCCGGCATCGAGCACGACCACGTCGGTCAGAACGGGGCGCCCCTCGGTGAGGGTGCCGGTCTTGTCGAGCGCAACCGCGTCGATCTTCGCCGACGTTTCGAGGAACTCGCCACCCTTGATCAGGATGCCGTCCTTGGCGCCGCGGCCGATGCCGGCGACGATCGAGACGGGGATCGAGATGACCAGCGCGCCGGGGCAGGCGATGACGAGCAGAGTCAGGGCAAGGACGACGTCCCGCGTCACGAGTCCGAGCACGAGGGCCAGGACGATGATGGCCGGGGTGTACCAGGCGGAGAACCTGTCCATGAACTTCTGGGTCTTCGCCTTGGCGTCCTGGGCCTCCTCGACCCGGTGGATGATGCGCGCCAGGGTCGTGTCGGCCCCGACGCCGGTGGCCTGCACCTGGAGGAAACCGCCCGTGGAGACCGTGCCGGCGTACACCTTGTCGCCGGTCACCTTCTCGACCGGGATCGATTCACCGGTGATCGAGGCTTCGTCGATCGCACCGGTGCCACCGATGACGACACCGTCGACCGGCACCTTCGCGCCGTTCTTGACCAGGACCGTCTCGCCGTTCCCCACCTCGCCGGCATCGATCTCGACCTGCTCGTTCTCACGCAGGACGATCGCGGTGTCGGGGGCGACGGCGATCAGCTCGGCGAGCGCGGACCGGGTCTTGTTGAGGGTGGCGGTCTCGAGCGCGTGGCCGATGGCGAAGAGGAAGGTGACCGCCGCGGCTTCCCAGTAGTTCGCCAGGATGACCGCGCCGATGGCGGCGACCGAGACGAGCAGGTCGATCCCGATGACCTTGGCCCGCAGCGCGTTGAAGGCCTTGATGACGACCGGGACACCGGCGACGACGGCGGCCGCGATCATGAAGATGTCGCCCCAGAGCTGGTTGGTCCAGATCCGGCTGGAGGCCAGCGAAGCGAGGATGAGCAGCCCGGAGATCCCCGGGACGGCCCAGCGGCCGTGGAGCCAGGCGTGGACCTTGTTCATGGTTTCAGTCCTTTCGAGGTGTGTGCAGTGGGTGTGGGCTGGATCAGAAAGCCGAGGCCCTGGATTTGTAACCGGCCTTCGCGACTGCGGCGACCAGGTCATCGGCGGTCACGCGGTCGGGATCGTGGACGACCTCGACGCGCGAGGAGGCGAAGTGGACCTTCACCGACTCGACACCGTCGAGACGGCCGACCTGCTTCTCGATCTTGTTGACGCAGG
Coding sequences:
- a CDS encoding heavy-metal-associated domain-containing protein, producing the protein MNTTTSKKTILRAEGFACPSCVNKIEKQVGRLDGVESVKVHFASSRVEVVHDPDRVTADDLVAAVAKAGYKSRASAF
- a CDS encoding NADP-dependent oxidoreductase; protein product: MSRIYVFTAHGGPETQQLIERPVPEPGPGELVIEVRAAGVNPVDWKIREGRLGIKTSFPVPMGREVAGVVVAVGSEVEAYAPGDAVLGLVAPGQGGFADHAVLRAKDAVVKPEDLSFAAAATIPVAGTTAYDLTHAIELKAGETMVVLGAGGGVGYLAAQIGRVHKFNVIGIASEAKRDLVESTGATFVASGSGAAEGVRALAPDGVDLIVDLVGRQPLRDIAPLAKPGRILSAPDPDTAAEFGGSGRPRDAEALAKITDVMGHGVVTSLISAEFPLDQAADAVAAVEKGHAAGKVVIVP
- a CDS encoding cation-translocating P-type ATPase, whose product is MNKVHAWLHGRWAVPGISGLLILASLASSRIWTNQLWGDIFMIAAAVVAGVPVVIKAFNALRAKVIGIDLLVSVAAIGAVILANYWEAAAVTFLFAIGHALETATLNKTRSALAELIAVAPDTAIVLRENEQVEIDAGEVGNGETVLVKNGAKVPVDGVVIGGTGAIDEASITGESIPVEKVTGDKVYAGTVSTGGFLQVQATGVGADTTLARIIHRVEEAQDAKAKTQKFMDRFSAWYTPAIIVLALVLGLVTRDVVLALTLLVIACPGALVISIPVSIVAGIGRGAKDGILIKGGEFLETSAKIDAVALDKTGTLTEGRPVLTDVVVLDAGIDQGLDSDEVLRLAARAEAGSEHPLARPILEAAAEKGLAVPGLPEHTEPVPGKGIVATLDGRRIAVGNVALLEQEQVAETDNSRVAEVVAELAALGRTPMVVARDGRAIGVVAVADKIRTDAAEMVRRLHASGVKKVVMLTGDIEPVAKAVGAQVGIDEVRAGLLPEQKLEAVEDLKRQGYTVAMVGDGVNDAPALATADIGVAMGAAGTGVAIETADIALMKDDLLKLPQAVSLAKRTVANMRQNIAIALITVGTLMFGVIFGGVTMAIGMLVHELSVLVVIVNAMRLLRRRRDRFESTPVRTGTPSAAVDDRVRQTV